A single window of Gossypium hirsutum isolate 1008001.06 chromosome A10, Gossypium_hirsutum_v2.1, whole genome shotgun sequence DNA harbors:
- the LOC107896779 gene encoding stearoyl-[acyl-carrier-protein] 9-desaturase, chloroplastic, which yields MALKLNHFPQKLLCFGLPAMATFSSPKFFMASTLPSASKEGENLKKTYMPRRHMHVQFTHSMPPQKIEVFKSLENWVEENLLSLLKPIDNNWQPQDFLPDPTSDGFYDQIQEIQERTKEIPDDYFVVLVGDMITEEALPTYQTLLNTMDGTSDETGASLTPWAIWTRAWTAEENRHGDLLNKYLYLSGKVDMRQIEKTIQYLIASGMDSKSENNPYLGAIYTSFQERATFISHGNTAKLAKEYGDTELAKICGFIAADEKRHETAYTKLTDKLFEVDPDETVRAFANMMRKKITMPAYLMYDGQDENLFDHFSAVAQRLGVYTASDYANIVEFLVDRWNVKELTGLSADGRKAQDFVCNLAPKIRKLEERFQLRAKQASSLPFSWIFNREVML from the exons atggCGTTGAAATTGAATCACTTCCCACAAAAACTCCTATGTTTTGGTCTTCCGGCAATGGCTACTTTCTCATCTCCCAAGTTTTTCATGGCCTCCACTCTCCCTTCTGCCTCCAA GGAAGGTGAAAATCTGAAAAAGACATATATGCCTCGGCGACATATGCATGTTCAATTCACACATTCGATGCCCCCGCAAAAGATCGAGGTGTTTAAATCTTTGGAGAACTGGGTAGAGGAAAACCTTTTAAGTCTCCTAAAGCCAATTGACAACAATTGGCAACCCCAGGATTTTCTTCCAGATCCTACGTCTGATGGGTTCTATGATCAAATCCAAGAGATACAGGAAAGAACCAAGGAGATCCCGGATGATTACTTTGTTGTTTTGGTTGGTGATATGATCACAGAGGAAGCCCTTCCAACTTACCAGACGTTGCTTAACACCATGGATGGAACTAGTGATGAAACAGGTGCTAGCCTTACTCCTTGGGCCATTTGGACGAGGGCATGGACCGCTGAAGAAAACAGGCATGGCGATCTACTTAATAAGTATCTCTACTTGTCCGGAAAGGTCGACATGAGGCAAATCGAGAAGACAATCCAGTATTTGATTGCTTCAGGAATG GACTCGAAGAGCGAAAACAACCCATATCTGGGAGCCATCTACACATCATTCCAAGAAAGGGCAACTTTTATTTCCCATGGAAACACTGCAAAACTCGCTAAGGAGTATGGGGACACTGAGTTGGCTAAAATATGTGGTTTCATTGCCGCGGATGAAAAGCGGCACGAGACAGCCTATACCAAACTTACTGACAAGCTGTTTGAGGTAGATCCTGACGAAACCGTTCGAGCCTTTGCCAACATGATGAGGAAGAAAATCACGATGCCTGCTTACTTGATGTACGATGGGCAAGACGAAAACCTTTTCGACCACTTCTCGGCTGTTGCACAAAGACTTGGGGTTTACACTGCTTCCGACTATGCTAATATTGTGGAGTTCTTGGTGGATCGATGGAACGTGAAGGAATTAACTGGACTTTCAGCTGATGGGCGTAAAGCTCAGGATTTTGTATGTAATCTTGCtccaaaaattagaaaattggaAGAGAGATTTCAATTAAGAGCAAAGCAAGCGTCAAGTCTTCCCTTCAGTTGGATTTTTAATAGAGAAGTCATGCTCTAA